A single genomic interval of Hyphomicrobiales bacterium harbors:
- a CDS encoding response regulator produces the protein MRILVVEDDPDLNRQLKEALSEAGYAVDTASDGEDGHFLGDSEPYDAVVLDLGLPTMDGISILEQWRRNERNMPVLILTARDRWSDKVAGMDAGADDYVAKPFHMEEVLARIRALLRRSAGHASNEIECGSVRLDTRLARATVNGVSIKLTSHEYRLLSYLMHNIDRVVSRTELVEHMYDQDFDRDSNTIEVFIGRLRKKLPDNMIRTIRGLGYCLSAPTD, from the coding sequence GTGCGCATACTGGTTGTCGAGGACGATCCGGACCTCAACCGGCAGCTCAAGGAGGCCTTGAGCGAGGCCGGCTATGCCGTGGACACGGCGAGCGACGGTGAGGATGGCCATTTCCTGGGCGATTCCGAGCCCTACGATGCCGTCGTTCTGGACCTCGGTCTGCCGACCATGGACGGCATCAGCATTCTCGAGCAATGGCGCCGTAACGAGCGCAATATGCCGGTTCTCATTCTCACCGCGCGTGACCGCTGGAGCGACAAGGTGGCCGGCATGGACGCCGGAGCGGACGACTACGTGGCCAAACCCTTTCACATGGAGGAGGTTCTGGCCCGCATCAGAGCACTTCTGAGGCGCTCGGCCGGCCATGCCAGCAACGAGATCGAATGCGGTTCGGTTCGACTCGACACACGTCTGGCGCGCGCCACGGTGAATGGCGTCTCCATCAAGTTGACTTCGCACGAGTACCGGCTGCTTTCCTACCTCATGCACAACATCGACCGCGTCGTTTCGCGGACGGAACTCGTCGAGCACATGTACGACCAGGATTTCGACCGCGACAGCAATACGATCGAAGTCTTCATCGGCAGGCTTCGCAAGAAGTTGCCCGACAACATGATCAGGACGATCCGCGGCCTCGGCTATTGCCTGTCGGCGCCTACGGACTGA
- a CDS encoding glycine zipper 2TM domain-containing protein: MMKRAFFATIVAVSALAACSGPNGQPTKSDAGLAIGAIAGGVIGNQFGQGQGNTVATAVGAVIGGIVGSEIGRSMDEADRRAAAYAEFQALEQGPSGTSTPWRNPDSGHYGMVVPEQPYERAGTHCRDYTHTIYIGGEPETMRGTACRNPDGTWRKVA; the protein is encoded by the coding sequence ATGATGAAACGTGCCTTCTTTGCGACGATTGTCGCGGTATCAGCCCTCGCGGCATGCAGCGGTCCCAATGGTCAGCCGACGAAGTCCGATGCCGGCCTTGCCATCGGTGCCATTGCCGGTGGCGTCATCGGCAACCAGTTCGGCCAGGGCCAAGGTAATACGGTGGCAACCGCCGTCGGCGCGGTGATCGGAGGCATCGTCGGCAGTGAGATCGGGCGCTCCATGGACGAAGCCGACCGCCGGGCTGCCGCATACGCCGAGTTCCAGGCCCTCGAACAGGGGCCGTCCGGCACCTCGACGCCATGGCGCAATCCGGACAGTGGCCACTACGGCATGGTGGTGCCCGAGCAGCCCTATGAACGCGCGGGCACACACTGCCGAGACTACACCCACACGATCTACATCGGCGGTGAGCCCGAAACCATGCGCGGAACGGCTTGCCGCAATCCGGATGGAACCTGGCGCAAGGTGGCCTAG
- the ccmI gene encoding c-type cytochrome biogenesis protein CcmI, translated as MILWVIFALMTAAVVVYIARPLFSDAAGRRRAEYDVEVYRSQLSELDRDRDNGVIDVGEAEAARTEIARRLLAADARIAQGGVASRTAIGARLGLALVGIALPALSLGLYLVLGAPELPARPLAERMADPIEGKRIEFLVAQVEARLRSNPDDGRGWDVVGPVYLRLERYDDAAEAFVNAIRLEGESVRRLMGFAEATTKAAEGVIGPRVRVALERVLALEPGVVEARFWLAVADEQDGDKSSAETRYRELLASAAADAPWRDMVSARLAALATGGSRSEANAGAGETTRSPTPTGSGGPSAADVAAAAAMSADERAQMIRGMVDGLAARLAENGADLAGWQRLVRAYRVLGETQKADAALAEARGLFVGDPAALSALEGL; from the coding sequence ATGATTTTGTGGGTCATTTTCGCTTTGATGACGGCTGCCGTCGTCGTTTATATCGCGCGACCACTATTTTCTGACGCTGCCGGCCGCCGTCGGGCCGAATACGATGTCGAGGTCTATCGCAGCCAACTGTCCGAACTCGATCGCGACCGTGACAACGGCGTCATCGACGTCGGCGAGGCCGAGGCCGCCCGCACGGAGATCGCGCGCCGTCTTCTCGCCGCCGATGCCCGGATCGCGCAAGGCGGCGTGGCCTCGAGAACCGCGATCGGAGCGAGGCTCGGGCTCGCTCTGGTGGGCATCGCGCTGCCCGCACTGTCGCTCGGCCTCTACTTGGTGCTCGGGGCGCCCGAACTTCCGGCGCGCCCGCTTGCCGAACGCATGGCGGACCCGATCGAAGGAAAGCGCATCGAGTTCCTCGTCGCCCAGGTTGAGGCCCGCCTGCGAAGCAATCCCGACGACGGCCGCGGCTGGGACGTTGTCGGGCCGGTCTACCTGAGGCTCGAGCGCTACGACGATGCCGCTGAGGCATTCGTGAACGCCATCCGTCTGGAGGGTGAAAGCGTCCGCCGCCTGATGGGCTTTGCCGAGGCCACGACGAAGGCGGCCGAGGGTGTGATCGGACCGAGAGTGCGGGTTGCGCTGGAACGTGTCCTCGCACTCGAGCCGGGTGTCGTCGAGGCCCGGTTCTGGCTGGCCGTGGCCGACGAGCAGGACGGTGACAAGTCGTCCGCCGAGACGCGATATCGAGAACTCCTGGCCTCCGCTGCGGCCGACGCACCCTGGCGCGACATGGTGAGCGCGCGCCTGGCGGCCCTCGCGACAGGTGGCTCGCGGTCGGAGGCGAACGCCGGTGCGGGCGAGACGACCCGTAGCCCGACGCCCACGGGAAGCGGCGGACCATCCGCCGCCGATGTCGCTGCTGCCGCAGCCATGTCGGCCGACGAACGCGCGCAGATGATTCGCGGCATGGTGGATGGGCTTGCGGCAAGGCTAGCCGAGAATGGCGCCGACCTTGCGGGTTGGCAGCGCCTGGTGCGGGCCTACCGTGTGCTTGGCGAAACGCAGAAGGCCGATGCCGCCCTCGCTGAGGCCCGCGGTCTGTTCGTTGGCGACCCGGCGGCCCTTTCGGCGCTCGAGGGGCTCTGA
- a CDS encoding histidine kinase, with protein MSVLRIDPGSIKFRIIAATALWALLVLPLAGWTLNSIYRDKVEQEFDRRLDQLMTLLLASTRLDEGERPVAPDDFGGPLFSLPIKNGWYWQIEPVEPRGNWRLMSESLLGEPLADPRIAPESPQALSAAPFDLDLPDGQRLRAIQRPVQTEVAGIARRFLYLVTGNRREVDQDVAYFANRIALSLGALGVGLVALTLVLVGYGLHPLDRVKAGLARIRSGEATRLEGELPSEIQPLQIELNALIQSNQEVVERARTHVGNLAHALKTPLSVIANEASREQSPLACKVHEQAGIMRDQVNHYLDRARMAARVGVISAMTPVRPTALAIARTLERINSERAIAIDVDCPDGLSFRGERQDLEELLGNLVDNACKWARSRVEVRVSRQAQASPGHRPMLVIDIDDDGPGLSVAQREAAMKRGQRLDESKPGSGLGLSIVRDLTGLYQGRFRLADAPLGGLRARLELPEAV; from the coding sequence ATGTCCGTGCTGCGCATCGACCCCGGGTCGATCAAGTTCCGGATCATCGCGGCGACCGCGCTCTGGGCCCTGCTGGTGTTGCCGCTGGCCGGCTGGACGCTGAATTCCATCTACCGCGACAAAGTCGAGCAGGAGTTCGATCGGCGCCTCGATCAGCTCATGACCCTGCTGCTCGCTTCGACGAGACTGGACGAGGGTGAACGGCCGGTGGCGCCGGACGATTTCGGTGGTCCGCTGTTCAGCCTGCCGATCAAGAACGGCTGGTACTGGCAGATCGAGCCGGTCGAGCCCCGGGGCAATTGGCGTCTGATGTCGGAATCGCTGCTCGGCGAGCCGCTCGCGGACCCCCGTATTGCTCCCGAAAGCCCGCAAGCGCTGTCCGCTGCCCCCTTCGATCTGGATCTCCCGGACGGCCAGCGTCTCAGGGCAATCCAGAGGCCGGTTCAAACCGAGGTTGCAGGCATTGCGCGACGCTTCCTCTACCTCGTCACAGGCAATCGCCGTGAGGTCGACCAGGATGTCGCCTACTTCGCCAATCGGATCGCCCTATCGCTCGGCGCCCTCGGCGTCGGGCTCGTCGCCCTCACCTTGGTTCTCGTCGGTTATGGTCTGCACCCGCTCGATCGGGTGAAGGCCGGCCTTGCCCGCATCCGTTCCGGCGAGGCAACGCGCCTCGAGGGCGAACTGCCGAGCGAAATCCAGCCGCTGCAGATCGAGCTCAACGCGCTCATCCAAAGCAATCAGGAGGTCGTCGAGCGGGCCCGCACCCACGTCGGGAACCTCGCGCATGCCCTCAAGACGCCGCTTTCCGTGATCGCCAACGAAGCGAGCCGGGAGCAGTCCCCCCTCGCCTGCAAGGTTCACGAGCAGGCTGGCATCATGCGTGATCAGGTCAACCATTACCTCGATCGGGCACGCATGGCCGCCCGCGTCGGCGTCATCAGTGCCATGACGCCGGTCCGCCCGACGGCGCTGGCCATCGCCCGTACGCTCGAGCGGATCAACAGCGAGCGCGCGATTGCCATCGACGTGGACTGCCCGGACGGCCTCAGTTTCCGCGGTGAGCGCCAGGATCTGGAGGAACTGCTCGGTAATCTGGTCGACAACGCCTGCAAGTGGGCGCGATCGCGTGTGGAGGTGCGCGTCAGTCGCCAAGCCCAAGCATCGCCAGGCCATCGGCCGATGCTGGTCATCGACATCGACGACGACGGGCCGGGTTTGTCGGTCGCCCAGCGTGAAGCCGCCATGAAGCGCGGCCAGCGCCTCGACGAAAGCAAGCCGGGCTCGGGTCTCGGCCTATCGATCGTGAGGGACCTGACGGGCCTCTACCAGGGCCGGTTCAGGCTGGCCGATGCGCCGCTGGGAGGGCTGCGTGCCCGCCTCGAGCTTCCCGAGGCGGTTTGA
- the ccmE gene encoding cytochrome c maturation protein CcmE, with protein MTRKQRRLTMIAAFGSVLAVAAGLVFYGLGESFLYFRSPTDVIEKAIPVGQRFRLGGLVGEGSLVRDGSTTAQFTVTDTANTLSVRYSGVLPDLFREGQGVVAEGRIGSDGVFVADTVLAKHDETYMPPEVAEALKRQGQWKGAGAGAGATN; from the coding sequence ATGACCCGCAAGCAGCGCCGATTGACGATGATCGCGGCCTTCGGCTCGGTGCTCGCCGTGGCGGCCGGGCTGGTGTTCTACGGTCTCGGCGAGAGCTTCCTCTACTTTCGCAGTCCGACCGACGTGATCGAGAAGGCCATCCCCGTCGGTCAGCGCTTCCGGCTCGGTGGCCTCGTCGGCGAGGGCAGCCTCGTGCGTGACGGCTCGACGACCGCGCAATTCACGGTGACCGACACCGCCAACACGCTTTCCGTGCGCTATAGTGGCGTCCTGCCCGATCTTTTCCGGGAAGGCCAGGGCGTGGTCGCCGAGGGGCGCATCGGGTCGGACGGCGTCTTCGTCGCCGACACGGTTCTGGCAAAGCACGACGAGACCTATATGCCCCCCGAGGTTGCCGAGGCGCTCAAACGCCAGGGGCAATGGAAGGGCGCGGGCGCGGGCGCCGGGGCAACGAACTGA